The genomic window GTGTCCCAGTGTGTGTATAAGTGGTGTATGTGAAATACCATGGTTGGTCGAGAGTCTGCctgtagtgtgtctgtgtgtttagatCAGAGTCCGTTGAGTCCCCTCAGGCCTTCAGCCCCCTCACCGGTTAATAATAGACACCCTGCTTGTTGGAGAGACTGACAGCCCATTGTGAACGCTGCTAAAATAGGTGCAgccattcaaacacacacacacacacactcactgatcATCACACGTGCACGGGCAAACTGAGCACTCACACAATCAACTCTAAACTCCCAGAAAAGCCTTTGTGAAGCACAGCCAGAGAGGGAGCCGCCCGCCTGACGCCAAGTCCAAAAagcaggtgagtgtgtgtgtttgactcgATAGTAGTGGGCAGTAGGTGGTTTGGGGTATGACGACAGGATAAAGCTCCCAACGGCTGGCATCAGTGTGTCAGGCTTGGACCTGAGAAAGTATGACTAAGGTGAGGTGAGAAAAGTGGCTTCTCTAAAACAGGGCTTCTCTCTGTTGAGTGTCAAATGCTGAGATTTGGGTCTGGCTCTATATTAACATAGTTGGAGGTATAACACAGGGGCCCGTAAGTAGTCAGAAAAGGGTTTTTAAAATCCTTATCAGCTTTCTGCTGCTTGAATGAAAGTGTTACTACTGTTAGAGTCCCCTCTGCAGGGTCGCCATGACCTCTTAACTTCAGTAAgctaaacatactgtatattctctCAAGATGTTATCTGACCTAAAATACATGTGAGCTTTTGCAGACAGCACATGTTTTAATGGGTCAAGGAGTTTAGACAGGAACGGATACACACAATAATACAGCAATACACACTCCATGCATGTTTGGAGGATCACTAGTCTATCCTAATATTTAATTAAAGTATTACAACAagctagatttttttttatcaacaaaaaCTTCGACAAGCAGTATTTGCAGTAttgttgtatttctttgtttcagtGTCAATTGAGTAacagtataaatgtatttttttgaaagaaagaggcaatgaacaaaagaaaaaatgtactATGGAGTTAAGCTTTAAACAGCCTGCTagtgaatatttcattcattcatattcattttttgtgcatttttttctttagtcTATTAGCTGCCATCTGCATGATAAGTGACATGAAAGCTGCTGTGAATAGATTGATGTCCAGATAGTGACTAAAACATCTAGCAAGTGATTGTCAATGCAAACAGGTTTTTCATCTGTGACTGACATGATTATTACAGTAGTCTACTGTGCGGCACATTTTCCAGTGAGACCTGTCATCTTTATCTTTAGGACGGCCCGACAAAGTTCCGGGGTCTTGTCTTCATCTCCACTGTCTTGAAGGAGTAACGTTCTCCAGTTCGTCCGTCAGTCAGAATGTACCATGTCCCCCAGTAGATACCGTTAGTCACACCGCTGTAGCGCCCATGGTAATACCGTGCATTCAGGTTAGCTGCTAGGCAGGCATCAAACCACCAGCCTGCACCATAGTACTGACCGCAGTTTCCAGCTGCATAACGGTCATTGTCTCGGTCAGTAGTGCTGAAGGACCTGCCATCATGGTTGTAACGTTTGCTGTAGCTCAAGGCATTGCCTGCATCACCAGAATACTCCCGAGCAGTCAGACGATACCtggaagacacagagagagaacatcTGTGAAGCTTTATGTGTGGACTATATGGTAAAGGCTGAGTGAATAGTGTTTTTATACTCATTTAATCAACCTGGCAAACTCACAAAGGATATTTCCATAAACAGAGGAGACCATGGAGGAGTAAATGGGTGACAGATCAAAGGAAAAACCATCATAAGTTCCTCAATTAGGTGTTAGGCTACCATGAGCCTCTAGAAAAGTTTCTAGAGGATCCTTGCCATCAATTTCAAGTTTCTAATGGAGGGACGAACAGCATTCCCTCATTTGGTTAAAGCACCAAACATGATGGtagtggagagcactgtctgGTCCAAAGTCTTCCATGAGTATTCAATTGAGTTGATATCTGGTGACCATGAGATCATTCGGTGACCCCATGTGTCATGTATGGACGCATCTGCATTTGCTATGATTCACCACTCATTTATTTTAGGATTTTTCTTTCATTAGTCACCCGTCTTTAGTTGCAAAGAGAGATCATGCGATATTATCttgcatacacagacacacagacaaccaTACATGAACTGACTTTGTTAGCCAGTTTGCACAATAACAGAACCACACAAGGTAGAGGTCAGGGAAGACAAAAAGGGGAACACCAGATCTTGGAATTCAACATTGTCAGATAAAACCTATTCTGAAAGCTGCAAAAAACTGGTTTCAAGGTCTCAAGTCTCAAGTATTTctttataacattaaaaaaaacatgactaaaTAAACAACGATCAAAgttgaagttaaaaaaaataacctcagttattatttattaagtatTTAACTACCACAAATTTAGCTAATCTGTGTAGATGGGTTTGATCcgatttgattgacagcagtcCTCCAACACAAGCAAACAGCCCAACAACTGCTTATATGTCTTGATTCAAATGTcgctaaatcctgattggtgcatgaaagtttgtgacatcacctttttctaCCTGACGCCCATTCAGACAAAAACACGAACAGAAATATCTCaagtgaaataaccaaaactcCACCAAGTGTTCATTTAGAACCACATTGCTAATAGCAGGAAGCTGGTTGAGAAAACTGAGTTTCATGGCTTTTAGAGTTCAATATCTTATCAAAAATGCAGACTGATTGAGGGTGAACTGAATGCAGCTTTTGCTATAGTGACCTTCCTGACACAACTCGTCCTCTCCAATCTTTTGTCTGAACTACAGCTATCTCTAACCATGTAATGCAGAAACTATGTTTTCTTCTGTGCAGTGTGCTTCACCTCTGCGCCTCTGAGGCTACTTTGAAGTTGCTGTAGGTGGCGTGGCGCCTCTGTTGGTGCCAGTCCTCCAGCTCGATGCGGAGTTGGTGTTGGCCAGTTGAGGTGAGGGCGCTCAGCACCGCGTTCCCCAACCAGTGTTCTCCCTGTGGACTGCCAAAGCCCTCCCGGTATTCCTGCCATGTCCTGTTGAAGTCCAATGAGCCGTCCTGACGATTCTGGATCACTGTCCACCCACCACCCGCCGTCTCCATGTCACATTTAGCCTGAACCAAGACAAAGACTTTGATATTGTAAAGCCTAGATTTTACTGATCCACAGATAGCATACACATCTCTAAAAGAAGAAGAGTGGGGTGGGGgtctatctgtgtgttttatgagtGCGGTGTATCCGAAATACCTCCAACGCTGGTCTGTGCAGGTCAGGCTGGATGGTGTAGATGCCATTCTCTTTGATCCCGAGCTTGTAAATCTCTGCGCAGTCCTGAGGATGTAACCTTTCCAAGGGGGCAACTGAGAACCAcagtacatttttattcaagtaaTTCATCCAAATATCATTGTATCATTTGAATTTAATTATGCtttaaggataggttcacatttttcaagtttgtcttaaataTACTCACATGCCCATTTGTACATTGAGTTATGGATCTGTAATTGTTCATCCTGTCCATACTGGTCATAAAGAGATTTAATTCTAATGCAATTTAGAAGTACAATAAGCCATGGAGACAAAATCTACCCGTCGACTCCCCATTCAATGCAGGAAAGTTCAGCCAAAgataatatgaggtttcagcagtctgacttGGTCAAATTAAGTAGGGATCTTCCaaaattactgtgtttttagtaCAATATTCTCTCCACTGTAGTTCAGCAACCGAAACTAAATTAGGGAATTTTGCaataaaaagactaactttttTATTGCTCTATTATGGAAAAAGTTAAGTAGGCCGAGTACAGGTAAATGGATTTCTGAATTATCTATGACTCTGCCCTTAGAAAATAATCAGTCACTCTTTCACAACATTTGGGGTCTCTTCATATGTTATCTAGAGAAGACAGTCTTTGCCCATATGATGGAAGCACCTGGGGATATATAAGTAACCCGTCTGCAACGTCCAAATCTGTCAagggtttttattttcaacatttgtaCATTAATATAAGATGCACTTAAACTGAGGTGTATCACCCTTATACAATCCTCAACcaatcttttttaaaagatggAGTGGGGttggattgtgtgtgtgggtggaggaTGTTGTGGTTAAATCTCTGGTTTTGTACTTGAGATTTTGTTCCTGTGTCTTGTATTcttgtgcatatgtgtatagATAtactggtatgtgtgtgtgtgtgtgtgtgtgtatgtatgtatgtgtgtatatatgtgtgtgtgtgtgtgtgtgtgtgtgtgtctgtgtgtgtgtgtgtgtatgtatgtgtgtatatatgtgtgtgtgtgtgtgtgtgtgtgtgtgtgtgtgtgtgtgtgtgtgtgtgtgcattaagTTGTTCTTAAAATCAATAAAGATATTGTTgtaggaaaaaaagaaaaaacaattattacaGGGACCAATAATCTTTCAATGCCTGCTTCGGCATGTgcatattgttttaagaaagacctGAAAAAAGTGAACCCATCCTCTAATGCCCTCACCTGTAGGAGGATATTGTGTGATGCTCCTCAGGAAAAGCAGCAggtctttctccccctctcttcccACGGCTACACTCTCTGTCAGCCCAGAGAAAGATTATGTTATCAGTAATACACATCACTGTTGTCAGGGGCTGAAAATAGAGGCTTTGTCATTGTGTACTGCACAGAGAGGTCCCAAATTGTATGATAACTCTTTAAAGCTTCTTCACATCGTGAGCCAtgcagtatgtgtgtctgtgtgtgcatgtacacagAGTTTTTCTCATCCTTCTCTGCGCAGTTAAATTCCTATGCACTCACCTATGACCGACACTTAGCAGGCCTCATTGAGGTTCTGTTTACTATGTGTGGGGGAGTGACTGCGCTggcatttgtgcatgtgtgtgtgtgcatttgtctgtgtgttacagaggtggGGGATATAAATGTGTACTACTCACCCAGTCGTTTGGCCATCACCCCAAGGGCCTGGCTGTGACAGTGGAGGTCACACTCTGTCAGCACAGCTGCCATTAGAGCCAGGATTGCCCCTAGAGAGTTGCTCTCCTGGCCCCCGTGACTCCAGGGGCCTCCTGTTTCCTGGAGAGAGTGCATGCAGCGCTGCAGCTGAACTAGACGCTCTTTGACACCTCCAACCTGCAAAGACATTGCCCACAGGTACTCTTTGATAGTTACACAAATCTGCAATTATATCAGCAATTAACTCATGATTAAACACTTCTGAATCCTCTTTATTCTTCAAGAATATTTCATATCTATAAGCTTGGTTAAGTGAAATGGTAGTGTTTTTAAGTTATAGAAAATTAAGCTTTGCATCCGTACACAAAACTCTCACAAAGCTCAGTGACATGTCTTGTGTCAATCTGTCTTTTACACTTACATCAGACATTGTAATCGTGCCCCTCACACACCTGTTGCTGTATGAGCTCAGCACAACCATATGatgaggacatttttaaagCAGATCTAATTTTATCCTTTCTCCTTTGATTGCTGACTGTCATTGCTCCGTGGCTGTTAGGTGGTGCCAAGTTTAGTGTGACAATTGTCCCATGGGAAAGGACAGGCTGGCCTGCCCCTGATAGTACGCTGCTCAGTCTCCGTGGCACACGTGAACGAACCGACAGGGGGGTCAGGTCCTCTTCAATTTGTCATTTAGTGTTTCTGAACCATCTGACTGTTGCTTGGCAGagaaatatcattaaaaattGCACTATCTGGCCTTCCTCAGAATAAGATTTGTAAGATGGAAACAAGAAATCCTCTTAGGAAAAGTACAGCAAAAGACCTGTCACTGTCACTCACCTTAGGCTGATCCTGGGGGACATTGTGCCTCTGCTCCACCTTCCGAGGAGCATCTGAGATGGCTGGGAGTAAAACCCTCACTCTGCAGGCTGTTGTCCCAGTTTGACCCTCACAGGCCCCGGTGCCCACTCCCACTCCAGTCCCGGGCGGGATGGGTGCAGCCACCAGACTGTCCCTGCAGGGAGGGTGTGTGCAGGCTGGAGACGCCTCTGAGGAGAGCAGTGCTCCCACATACAGTGACAGCAGAGGAAGCATACCAAGAAAACCAAGTGGAATCATGGGAAAATGGAGAGATGTAATTTTTAAGTCAAAAGCAGCCTTGTCTTTTACTCTTGAGCAGTGGTCCAGCCTCCTCCCTCTGCGCTGTAAGTTGTCTGTCCTTTTGTTGTTGATGATTCTCTGCAAACTTCCACTTTGCTTTCTTTCACATTTCAGTAAGTGCCTCTTCAGGTGGTAAGTGTTTGCTGACCCTTCCTTTTTGTTTAGACCTTTCTGTTGCTGTTCTtgtctgtcttgttttctgctctgtgtgcttctttcatcctcttcttttttccccccctcagTTCATCTCACTCCCggtcctcctctttctcctgctctgtctctgtttgtgagGTTGCTTTGGCTCAGATTCCTAGATAACTGCGGCACTCTTTGCTGTCTGACACGGACTAATGCACCCACCCCCTgatacacacaccacacacacacacacacacacacacacacacacacacacacacacacacaatctgtgcATCTCCTTAACtcatctcattctctttctcATAGATTcccacacagccacacacagacatgcatgtttacacacacacacatgcactcagaATATGATTATAAAACACATATGCTATGCATTGTGACATTATGCAGTTTATGGACATATGAATCACAGATTAAcggacctttttttttactgctttggAGGAGGGCATGTCCTTCCTCTGTGATTATACctgctttattttcatgttaGAGTAACATTTTTATTCCTCTCAAACCCCCCATGCTCATTCACATCTCACCCTTATCCATCAACGTGCATACGCAGCAATGTTTGTAGACATGGAAATTCAGCAGATGCTTCAAGTATGTGGCTCCTTTACTCTTGTGGACCGTTTTCCTGCTTACAACCCTTTTGTGTTGCACTATTTGTATTTACAAACTGAGTTCCAAAGAGGCCATAAAGACTCGACATTCAATAGGTGTGAGAAGGCAGGAATTCCTCTATAAACACCAGAGTCATCCCAGTCATCAGGATTCTGCAGAGGCACACTCCCACTAACAaggtgcacaaacacacacttcatagTATAGATGCAGAATAAAATCAAGATGAGATCTCTATTTAGGCTCAGTCACGGGAAAATAACCTCATAATGTGAATGACAGCTCTGTGTTCTCTAAAAAATGAGTTTGTGAGTGTAGACGAAGATTTGAAAGACTCAACAATGAGTCGAGATTTGGGATCCTAATTTGACAGTAAATTCacacacttttctgtttttacattattatttaggGTGTATGTTAAAGAAATGATCAATGTAACACTGAGAATATGGTATACAGTAAGATCTCTACAGCTGCTACAGTTCTGAATCTCTcttacaacatttttatttgttttatttgtcatgtaataGTTTATTGTCAGAtaattttcatcttttgttcatgaaaaatacaatgaaacaaCATATCTCATAAAATTACTATATACAGCATCATCAACACCATGTTCATAGTAAAGTACACATTTgccaataaataaaaccaatgtTTGTGATTATTGTGAGCGAGTTCAGATCAGTTTCATTTAA from Thunnus maccoyii chromosome 3, fThuMac1.1, whole genome shotgun sequence includes these protein-coding regions:
- the si:ch211-157b11.8 gene encoding fibroleukin, whose product is MHSLQETGGPWSHGGQESNSLGAILALMAAVLTECDLHCHSQALGVMAKRLESVAVGREGEKDLLLFLRSITQYPPTVAPLERLHPQDCAEIYKLGIKENGIYTIQPDLHRPALEAKCDMETAGGGWTVIQNRQDGSLDFNRTWQEYREGFGSPQGEHWLGNAVLSALTSTGQHQLRIELEDWHQQRRHATYSNFKVASEAQRYRLTAREYSGDAGNALSYSKRYNHDGRSFSTTDRDNDRYAAGNCGQYYGAGWWFDACLAANLNARYYHGRYSGVTNGIYWGTWYILTDGRTGERYSFKTVEMKTRPRNFVGPS